Genomic segment of Exiguobacterium acetylicum:
TCACTAGAAAGTGTATTCAAACTAGGTCCATGTGCCGCAACAATGATGTCTTGATCCGTAGGTGAGAATAGTTTCACCCATACTAGAATCCCAACGATGAATAAAAAATACCCCCGAGTATCCATTTTTCTTTTCTCATCCTTGTTTCCCCCTCTTCATACCAAACGATATTTCTTCCACACTATACCAAATGAAGTGAATTCTATATCATAGTTTTTGGTAATCACTAGGATTAACAATCGTAATACAGCTTTTTAATAAGTATTGATATCTTATATAACAGTACATTAATAAATGATATACTCCACGTCAAGTAGACTTTCGTGAATAATTACTATTATTATTTTTAAAAAATGTATTCAATTTCTTTTGAAAAACGTGCTTTAAGACAGATATACTATATGGAATATCCGTCTCTTAATTCATACACCATGTTGTATGCATAACCTTCTTTTTGTGGACCTATTTTACATAAATCACTGCAATATCCCAGTTTCCGAAAGAGAACGAAAAAACTCCTACATGACCTATTCATGAAGGAGTGTTCAGGAAATATGCTTTTCGCCTTTTACAATATAGACTGTTTCCACACGATTTCGTCCTTGTTCTTTTGCTTTATATAATTGCTGATCGACTTCATTATAGAAAGTCGAGATGCTACAAGAATCGCAATCCAGATAACCTGCACCGATTGAAATCGTAATTTTTTGAGGGACCGGAAAATCAGTCTGCTCGACCGATCGACGCAATGTCTCAGCAAATGAGAAAATTTCTTCCGGGGATGTCTCTTGAAGGATGATTGCAAACTCTTCTCCTCCAATTCGAATCGGAAGACCTGAAGTCGGTGTGATTGCGCGCATCACTTCAGCCAAACGAATCAACACTTGATCTCCCATAAGGTGACCATACGTATCATTTACGTTTTTAAATCGATCGATATCTAATAAAATATAGCCGAAAGGTTCCTTATTTTCCTTAATCATTTGACCCAATTGATTCAATCGTCTTCGATTCGCAAGACCTGTCATGGGATCCGTGACCGCTATATCTTCCAGATCGCGTAGCAAATTCCGTTGATTTTTTGCGAATGAGAGAATCATATGTCGAAGTTGTTCGACTTCACGATAAGGCGAGTAAAGAACCTGCGCTTCTTGTATGACTTCATCGATCGGCTTGCTATAATCAAGGTTTGCTAGACGGTTAAGAGGTCTTGTAATAAATAGGATTAAACCGATTAGGACGAGAAATGAAATCAGAACAAATGGTAATCCAATGCTTGCAGCTTTAATTCCTGTAAATTTAGCAGGAGCCAGTGCTTTCGATACAGGTGTCATCGAGATGATTCGCCAATCATTCTTCGCAACAGTGGTATACCCAGCAAATAACTGTCTCCCTGTTCGATCCTCGATGACACTTTTCCCCGATTTCCCAGCAGCAAGATCAATGGTCGCTTGATTTTTATACGCTTTCGTTCCGATCCAGTCCTGATTCTTGTGATAAATGTACGTACCTGTGGCATCGTAAACGGCGACATCATGTTGCTCATTTCCATATGTGGCTTCGAGCAAATGCGTTAAAAAGTTTTTTTCACGCAACCAGACGAGCCCATTCATCATCCCATAGTATTTTCCATCTTTATATAAAGCAGTCGAGACGATTAGCATCAACTTTTGATTCGTTCCGGTATACGGTTTTGATGTGAAGTTTTTCTTTAACTCTAAACCAGTTCGAACTCCTTCTGTATCGACTGTTTTTCCGACAAGTTGCAGATCAGGCGTATTGGCTTTCCCAACTCCATCCGCATCAATGATCGTGACAGAGTTGAAATTAAAATTTGATTCTTTTACCGTGCGTGTAATTTCCTTTAATTTCTGTGGATTATTCCAGTTCGCAATCACATGTTGATGTTGAGCTTGCAATGTATCCTCCATCAAAAGAAAGGTATCATTCGTAAGCGCACTTAATTTTTTCGCATTTGAGTAATTTTCGTTTAACGTATTCACACTAAGCGTTTGACGATTCACGTAGTAACCAGTCGTAAAAACTACTATCAAAACGACCAACATACTTAAAGTAGTAACAACAATAATCCAAAATTTCAAAGGTCGCTTCATCTGTGAAAATCCCTTTCCCCTTTAAATATTTATATAAGTAATACAAATTATATCAATTATATCAAAGATAGAGAACGACATTAGATATTATTCCCATTCCAGACCATTAGAATCCATATAACAAGTGTAAGTACACCCGTCGTATGCTGGACAGGATCAAAATATTCTATCCGATTATGCACTTCAAAGAGCATCCTTCGCGACATCGATGCTATTCTCGAGTGGCGTGATATGCGTCGGTTTGAGTATTTCAAGACGAAGTAAGGCTACCGCCATGAGAAAGGACACAAGCGGAACGATTTGTAATTCCTCTTCCATTAGACAGAGCATCATCACTTTTTTTCATGCCTTTGCAACGGTTCCTGCTATATATCAAACACTAGCGTTATAATGAAAGACGCAACGATAGATTGAATGAAAAAGGAGTACCAACATGAAAATATCTTACATAACAACTCCCCTTGCTTTTCTATTAATGGCAGGATGCACGGATACGGACACGACTTCGCCTACGCAAGATACGACAGAGCAAGCTACGCAGCAGGACGATTCGACTTCAAAAGAAGTAACTACAAACAAAGATGCGAATCAGAGCACGGAACAGACAGTGGATGCTACAAAGGATAAACAAGCGAAGGATACAAAGTCCTCAACGAAGTCAACAGCGACACTAGCGAGTGACACCCTCAAAGGATACAAGAAGATCGAGGTCGATGGTGGAGACCTATCTGGTAGTCGCCAAGCGAACGTCGTCGTTGATATCGGATTCGGTGACCGGAAGTATTGGGCTTTCACAAACGAACACGGTCAGTTAATCCGCGTCATTGCGAAGAAAATCGTCCTCCAGGATGATGCGATGGAAGAGGTCATGAGTGACGGACGCTACTACTCTGATGAAGCGAAGGTTCCTGGCGTCGAGCGCACGGAGCTTGATGAAGGACACATCATCGCGGATTCGCTCGGCGGCGTCTCGAACGCCTACAACATCACACCGCAGGACAGTACACTAAATCGTCATGGTGACCAGGCGTACATGGAGGACATCATACGCAAGGCGGGTGGCGCGACGAACTTTGAAGCGCAAATCACTTATCCAAACACGTCTACCATGATCCCATCCGCATATCAGTATACCTACACGGTCCGAGGGAACACCGTCATTGATCGGTTCAAGAACAGTAATCCAGACGAGACGAATGCCGCACTCGGTCTGACGAAGAAAAAGGAGACGAAAACAGAAGCGAAAACGAAGTTGACTCATGGTACTGAAACGACAGAGGATGTCTCGCGCGTCGATACCGATGGGAATGGTCAAGTGACGATTCAAGAGGCGAAGGATGCCGGCTTCGCGATGCCAATCACGGAAAAAGAATGGCTGTACAAGTATATGCGGGACAATGACCATGACGGCATGGTAGGAGAGTAAATCCCCTATTCCATTGAGAAGTCGAAATACCTAGAGGCAGTGACGAGATATTTGTCACTGTCCTTTTTTCGTTCCTAGGAATAATCGAATTGATGTGATATCGAAAAAGCGGATTGAAAACAAAGTAAACGAGGAACATAATAAGAACAAATGTTCCCATTAAGTAAAAGAGTGATTTAGATGATTTATGAAGACCGAGGGAACAAAAAATGGATACCCTTTCAAATGCCTGAACACAAAGGTTTGTTGAAACGCTACTATCAGGAGGTACATCATTTTAAATTCGAGGATACAGAAGGACCGATCGATAGGACGATTGAGAACGCGTTGAACGACGCGATCTTTAGTGGAGACATCGTCACGGTGACGGCGATGAATGGTCCATTGACGTATCGGTTCGATGCATTTGTTGAGAAGCTCGATTACGTACAGGAAGAGGTCCATCTCGTAAAACGGAATCTCGATGTCGAAATCGTTCCATTCAAGCAACTATTGAGCGTTACTCTAACAATATGAAGAAAAAATTATGGTCATTGTTTGCCTAAACGTGGTCAAAACAAGGAAGAATGACTATGTTTATTTTAATTTGAACATGATTTAATCCACTTTTGACATCTAATCATACTCATTCATGATATTTAGCAGCTGAATTTTAGCTTGTAGAGAATATTCATTTTGAATCATCATCCTCCATTATATGTACAAAAAGCTTAATTTGTATTACAATGTATTACAAAGGAGCTGATAATCATGAGTACCATTTCCGTACGTTTAGATGATCAGGATACACGACTCATCAAGGAATATGCGAAAGCAAAGAACATCACGATTTCCACACTTGTCCGCGATGCCGTCCTCGACCGCATCGAAGATGAGATTGATTTACAACTCTATCATGATTCCATGGCAGCACACCGTAAAAAATCAGAAGCGATCTCTTTCGACGATATGATGAAGGAACTTGATTTAGAATGACGACATACAAAGTGGAGTTCGAGCGCGGAGCTCAAAAGTCTCTCAAGAAGATGGATCCCCAACAAACGCGGATCATCATGTCCTGGATCAAGAAGAATCTGGTCGGGACGGATGATCCGCGTCGTCATGGTAAGGGACTCGTCTCGAACAGATCGGGTGAATGGCGTTATCGCATCGGTGATTATCGTCTGATTGCTGACATCCAGGATGAAAAAGTCGTGATCTTAATTCTTGAAATCGGTCATCGTCGTGACATTTATAAATAAGGCATCTATTGCTCATATACAAGTAAGCATATGAGTTTTTGAATATGTCTGTTTAACGACCGTTTTATATAATGATTGCAATAAAAATTTGTTCTTTATATAAATCATCATCATATATTCTAATAAAATTAAAATCGCGTGTAAAAAGTCTTCGAATACTCATAGACTTTTTACACGCGATTAAATCCAGTGCTTGGCTACTAATAAGTTCTGAAATCACTTCAAATGATTTCATATTTTTAACGTTCTAGCATTTACAGCAACAATGACGGTGCTAAGACTCATTAGTACTGCCCCAATGGCTGGGGATAAGATCACACCATAGGAAGCTAGAACGCCGGCTGCTAGTGGTATTGTTATAACATTATAACCAGCTGCCCACCATAGGTTTTGAATCATTTTGTTATAAGTGCTTCGGGAAAGTTCAAGGATAGAGAGAACATCTTTCGGATTACTTCTGACCAGTACGATATCAGCGGTTTCGACTGCCACGTCGGTTCCACTACCAATCGCAATCCCTACGTCAGCTTGTGCCAGTGCGGGTGCATCATTAATGCCATCACCCACCATGGCTACTTTCCTACCTTCCAATTGAATGTTCTTTACTTGTCTTGATTTATCATCAGGTAAAACTTCTGCATGAACTTCGTCAATACCCAACTGTTTGGCAACCCAATGTGCAACCTTTTTATTGTCACCAGTGAGCATGATTGAATTTATGCCTTTATTTTTAAGAGCAGTCACAGTCTCTTTCGCTTCTTCTCTTACTAAATCAGCAAGTGCAATCATTCCTAGTAATTGCTTGTTTTTCAATACAAATATGACAGTCTTTCCTTCTTCAGATAATTTTTCAAAAGCGAGCTCATCAACCGTTATTTTTTCTTGACGAATATATCGAGGACTCACTACACGAATTAACGTACCCTCTACTTTCCCTTCCAATCCGACTCCTGTAATAGACATAAAATCTTCAATCGACGGAAGTGATAGTTGTAGCTCTTCTGCTCTTTTTACTACACCTTTAGCAAGAGGATGTTGTGATGAACGTTCGACTCCCGCTGCTAGACGAAGTAGTTCGTTTGAGGAAATTTCATCAACCGGCATCAAATCCGTCACACCAAAATTACCTTGCGTCAAAGTACCTGTCTTATCAAAAATAATGGCGTCTAATTTCCGTGCCTCTTCAAACTGCGTCCTATTTCGAATCAATAAACCTTTCTTAGCAGACAGCGCCGTCGAGACAGAGACGACCAATGGCGCTGCAAGTCCTAGTGCATGGGGACACGAAATAACCATGACAGTCACCATACGTTCGATAGCAATGCTGAGCGGATATCCTAATGCAAGCCAAATGATAAATGTCAACACACCGGCAAAAACAGCGACATAGAAGAGAATTTTTGCTGCACGATTCGCTAAATTTTGTGTTTTAGATTTAGATGCCTGCGCTTCGCTGACTAATTCGATCACTTTCGATAAATACGTGCCTTCACCTGTATTTTTCGTTTCAACAGTCAAGCTTCCTTCTTGATTAATGGAGCCAGCAATTACGTTGTCGTCCATTTTCTTTTCGATGGGAAGAGATTCACCTGTCAGCATCGATTCATCAACTGTTGTTGCTCCTTTTATTATCTTACCGTCAACTGGAACTTGCTCCCCAGGTTTGATCAGAATCACGTCACCAGTCTGTAATTCCGACACCGCAATATCTTCTATTTTTTCATCATCAATTCGATGCGCAATACTGGGTAACAATTTGACTAATTCTTGTAGCGCGTTAGACGCGCCCATGATTGACTTCATTTCAATCCAATGTCCTAAAAGCATAATATCTATGAGCGTTGCTAACTCCCAGAAAAAGTCATGTCCCTCTCCTAGACCTAAGATGATGCCCACACTATAAAAGTATGCAACACTAATCGCTAAAGCGATCAACATCATCATCCCCGGATTTTTTTGTTTCATTTCGTCTAAGCTACCTTTTAAGAACGGCCATCCACCGTAGAAGTAGACAATTGTGGATAGCAAAAGCAAAACAACGTCGTCATATGGAAAGCTAATGTTGATACCCGACCATTCTTGAATCATTTTGGAAAGTAGCAGGATTGGAATGGTCAACATTAACGATACGAGAAATCTTTTCTTGAAGTCTCCGATCATTCCTTCATGTTCATGATGTGAAGCACTCATTTGTTGGTCTTCATGATGAGTATGTTCGTGATGGATATGGTGATCCATAAGAAAACCTCCTTTTACGTACTATATACCTGTATGGTATATATAGAGAGATCATGACTATATAGAGCTACATCTCGTTTTTACTTCCAGTTAAACTTATATATATAAATATAAAATGTATTTTGACACACTAAAAAATAAAAATTATCATACAAGTATAGGATATATTTTAAAAAATGAGACCATTTGTTTGAATAGGACTATTTAGCGCCAAAATCACAAGTACTGAAACTTTAAAAAGAATTAAAGGACAAGTTCGAGGTAGACATCAAATGATTGATGACAATTCATGAATTAACTGAACTAATGAAGACTATGGTCAAATGAACGAATAGGTACTATCGTGAACAGACA
This window contains:
- a CDS encoding DNA/RNA non-specific endonuclease; the encoded protein is MKISYITTPLAFLLMAGCTDTDTTSPTQDTTEQATQQDDSTSKEVTTNKDANQSTEQTVDATKDKQAKDTKSSTKSTATLASDTLKGYKKIEVDGGDLSGSRQANVVVDIGFGDRKYWAFTNEHGQLIRVIAKKIVLQDDAMEEVMSDGRYYSDEAKVPGVERTELDEGHIIADSLGGVSNAYNITPQDSTLNRHGDQAYMEDIIRKAGGATNFEAQITYPNTSTMIPSAYQYTYTVRGNTVIDRFKNSNPDETNAALGLTKKKETKTEAKTKLTHGTETTEDVSRVDTDGNGQVTIQEAKDAGFAMPITEKEWLYKYMRDNDHDGMVGE
- a CDS encoding YolD-like family protein → MPEHKGLLKRYYQEVHHFKFEDTEGPIDRTIENALNDAIFSGDIVTVTAMNGPLTYRFDAFVEKLDYVQEEVHLVKRNLDVEIVPFKQLLSVTLTI
- a CDS encoding type II toxin-antitoxin system RelE family toxin, which translates into the protein MTTYKVEFERGAQKSLKKMDPQQTRIIMSWIKKNLVGTDDPRRHGKGLVSNRSGEWRYRIGDYRLIADIQDEKVVILILEIGHRRDIYK
- a CDS encoding sensor domain-containing diguanylate cyclase, translated to MQAQHQHVIANWNNPQKLKEITRTVKESNFNFNSVTIIDADGVGKANTPDLQLVGKTVDTEGVRTGLELKKNFTSKPYTGTNQKLMLIVSTALYKDGKYYGMMNGLVWLREKNFLTHLLEATYGNEQHDVAVYDATGTYIYHKNQDWIGTKAYKNQATIDLAAGKSGKSVIEDRTGRQLFAGYTTVAKNDWRIISMTPVSKALAPAKFTGIKAASIGLPFVLISFLVLIGLILFITRPLNRLANLDYSKPIDEVIQEAQVLYSPYREVEQLRHMILSFAKNQRNLLRDLEDIAVTDPMTGLANRRRLNQLGQMIKENKEPFGYILLDIDRFKNVNDTYGHLMGDQVLIRLAEVMRAITPTSGLPIRIGGEEFAIILQETSPEEIFSFAETLRRSVEQTDFPVPQKITISIGAGYLDCDSCSISTFYNEVDQQLYKAKEQGRNRVETVYIVKGEKHIS
- a CDS encoding heavy metal translocating P-type ATPase; translated protein: MDHHIHHEHTHHEDQQMSASHHEHEGMIGDFKKRFLVSLMLTIPILLLSKMIQEWSGINISFPYDDVVLLLLSTIVYFYGGWPFLKGSLDEMKQKNPGMMMLIALAISVAYFYSVGIILGLGEGHDFFWELATLIDIMLLGHWIEMKSIMGASNALQELVKLLPSIAHRIDDEKIEDIAVSELQTGDVILIKPGEQVPVDGKIIKGATTVDESMLTGESLPIEKKMDDNVIAGSINQEGSLTVETKNTGEGTYLSKVIELVSEAQASKSKTQNLANRAAKILFYVAVFAGVLTFIIWLALGYPLSIAIERMVTVMVISCPHALGLAAPLVVSVSTALSAKKGLLIRNRTQFEEARKLDAIIFDKTGTLTQGNFGVTDLMPVDEISSNELLRLAAGVERSSQHPLAKGVVKRAEELQLSLPSIEDFMSITGVGLEGKVEGTLIRVVSPRYIRQEKITVDELAFEKLSEEGKTVIFVLKNKQLLGMIALADLVREEAKETVTALKNKGINSIMLTGDNKKVAHWVAKQLGIDEVHAEVLPDDKSRQVKNIQLEGRKVAMVGDGINDAPALAQADVGIAIGSGTDVAVETADIVLVRSNPKDVLSILELSRSTYNKMIQNLWWAAGYNVITIPLAAGVLASYGVILSPAIGAVLMSLSTVIVAVNARTLKI
- the relB gene encoding type II toxin-antitoxin system RelB family antitoxin, yielding MSTISVRLDDQDTRLIKEYAKAKNITISTLVRDAVLDRIEDEIDLQLYHDSMAAHRKKSEAISFDDMMKELDLE